A window of Haliscomenobacter hydrossis DSM 1100 contains these coding sequences:
- a CDS encoding dihydrofolate reductase, producing MIVSVIVAAAKNRVIGMHNQIPWYLPADLKYFKKITTNHHVIMGRNTFNSIGRPLPNRTNVIVTRDIFFAATDCLVAHSVDEALELAYDNGEMEAFIIGGGQIYEQSQEYWDKIYLTEVNLEPEGEVFFPEINLKEWRLTFKEPHRADDKNEMDYTFKVYDRIETKE from the coding sequence GTGATAGTATCCGTCATCGTTGCTGCTGCCAAAAACCGAGTCATCGGGATGCACAATCAAATCCCCTGGTATTTGCCAGCGGATTTAAAATACTTCAAAAAAATCACTACGAACCATCATGTCATCATGGGGCGCAACACGTTTAACTCCATTGGCAGGCCGCTGCCCAATCGAACCAACGTCATCGTGACCCGGGACATTTTTTTTGCTGCCACGGATTGCCTGGTGGCCCATTCGGTTGACGAAGCATTGGAACTAGCTTATGACAATGGTGAAATGGAAGCTTTTATCATCGGCGGTGGACAGATTTATGAACAGAGCCAGGAATATTGGGACAAAATTTACCTGACTGAGGTAAATCTGGAGCCGGAGGGAGAAGTTTTTTTTCCTGAAATCAACTTAAAAGAATGGCGTTTGACCTTTAAAGAACCCCATCGCGCCGATGACAAAAACGAAATGGATTACACGTTTAAAGTGTATGATCGAATTGAAACAAAAGAATAA
- a CDS encoding sulfatase — protein MHQFYTALLLITLCNFQQIFAQDRPNILWISAEDLSPHFASYGDNTVKTPNIDRLAKEGIVYERVYTTAGVCAPSRCAIITGNYQTRVGGHNMRTLNSTYPEKTGLPKEYNVVPPAEIRCFPEYLRAAGYYTCNNEKTDYQFTAPPTVWDESSKTASWRKRPAGKPFFAVINFTTTHESQVWARSKNPLRVDPAKVPLPPYYPDNALVRTDVARHYSNLSELDDQVGEVLQQLEADGLLDKTIIFFWTDHGDGLPFFKREIYRRGLHIPLIIRFPNRAQAGTRNQSLISAIDFGPTVLSLAGIPTPPQMDGRAFLGKYAAKKGRKWVFAARDRMDSEYDRSRSVMNQQFQYVRNFYPERPRYQNIEYRTQQPGMAEMLRLKAAGQLQGDQLLWFEPTKPREELYDWVKDPFQLHNLADLPEYSTTLKKMRKVMDQWLVQTKDLGGIPERELVKQMWNGGDKPPLTSAPSIQMTSNELRISCATPGASIAFREKGSSTWEVYTQPIPKPLKTIEAMAMRIGYTASEIVTFN, from the coding sequence ATGCATCAATTCTATACTGCCTTACTATTGATCACCTTGTGTAATTTTCAGCAAATTTTTGCTCAGGATCGACCCAATATTTTATGGATTTCTGCCGAAGATTTGAGCCCTCACTTCGCCTCCTACGGCGACAACACGGTCAAAACACCCAATATCGACCGACTGGCGAAAGAGGGTATCGTGTATGAACGCGTGTACACCACTGCGGGAGTTTGCGCGCCTAGCCGCTGCGCCATCATCACGGGCAATTACCAAACCCGCGTTGGGGGGCACAACATGCGCACCTTGAACAGCACTTATCCCGAAAAAACCGGATTGCCCAAAGAATACAATGTGGTGCCTCCTGCTGAAATCCGCTGCTTCCCGGAATACCTGCGAGCTGCGGGTTATTACACCTGCAACAACGAAAAAACCGATTACCAGTTTACTGCTCCTCCAACAGTGTGGGATGAATCCAGCAAAACCGCTTCCTGGCGCAAGCGCCCAGCGGGAAAGCCTTTTTTTGCCGTGATCAATTTTACCACTACCCACGAATCACAAGTATGGGCACGGAGTAAAAATCCCCTGCGGGTAGATCCGGCCAAAGTGCCTTTGCCACCCTATTACCCCGACAATGCCCTGGTGCGCACCGATGTAGCCCGGCATTACAGCAACCTCTCCGAACTGGATGACCAGGTAGGGGAGGTACTTCAGCAACTGGAAGCCGATGGATTGTTGGACAAAACCATCATCTTCTTCTGGACTGATCATGGCGATGGATTGCCTTTTTTCAAACGGGAAATTTACCGCCGGGGCTTGCACATACCACTCATCATCCGTTTTCCCAATCGGGCTCAAGCGGGGACACGGAATCAATCCCTGATCAGTGCGATCGATTTCGGGCCTACGGTGCTTTCGCTGGCGGGTATTCCAACGCCACCCCAAATGGATGGCCGCGCCTTTTTGGGCAAATATGCGGCAAAAAAAGGGCGAAAATGGGTCTTCGCCGCCCGCGACCGCATGGATTCAGAATACGACCGCAGTCGCTCAGTTATGAACCAGCAGTTTCAGTATGTGCGTAATTTTTACCCCGAACGCCCCCGCTACCAGAACATTGAATACCGCACACAACAACCCGGAATGGCGGAGATGCTGCGCCTCAAAGCAGCAGGGCAGTTGCAAGGTGACCAGCTGTTGTGGTTTGAGCCAACCAAACCCCGTGAAGAATTGTACGATTGGGTCAAAGACCCTTTCCAATTACACAATCTGGCCGATCTACCAGAATACAGTACTACCCTGAAAAAAATGCGCAAGGTGATGGATCAGTGGCTGGTACAAACCAAGGACTTAGGCGGGATTCCCGAAAGAGAACTGGTCAAACAAATGTGGAACGGTGGAGACAAACCACCCCTTACTTCCGCACCATCAATACAGATGACAAGCAATGAACTGCGCATCAGTTGCGCAACGCCCGGCGCTTCCATCGCTTTTCGGGAAAAAGGCAGCAGCACCTGGGAGGTATATACCCAACCTATCCCCAAGCCGCTAAAAACAATCGAGGCAATGGCGATGCGCATTGGATACACTGCCAGCGAGATCGTGACTTTCAATTAA
- a CDS encoding rod shape-determining protein, which translates to MKLFSFFRQELAIDLGTANTLIMQNDQIVVDEPSIVAINRKTNETIAVGRRAMQMHEKTHENIKTVRPLKDGVIADFQAAENMIEGFINMIDGRRRFFSHMKMVICIPSGITEVEKRAVFDSADHVDSKETYLIHEPMAAALGIGLDVEEPEGNMIIDIGGGTTEIAVIALSGIVCDQSIRIAGDEFTNDIVSYMKRQHNILIGERTAEQIKIHVGSALHELEPDLAPEDYAVNGRDLMTGIPKQIKVGYREIAHSLDKSISKIEDAVLKALESTPPELAADIFRRGLYLTGGGALLRGLDKRISLKTKLPVQVADDPLRAVVRGTGIALKNTDRFSFLIDRKSV; encoded by the coding sequence ATGAAGCTGTTCAGTTTTTTTAGACAAGAACTCGCCATTGACCTTGGCACTGCCAATACCCTGATCATGCAAAATGATCAGATTGTTGTGGACGAACCTTCCATCGTTGCCATCAATCGCAAAACGAACGAAACTATTGCGGTTGGTCGTCGAGCGATGCAAATGCACGAAAAAACGCACGAAAATATTAAAACCGTTCGCCCACTGAAAGATGGAGTGATCGCCGATTTTCAAGCGGCTGAAAATATGATTGAGGGTTTCATCAACATGATTGACGGCCGTCGTCGATTTTTTTCCCATATGAAAATGGTCATTTGTATCCCTTCAGGCATCACCGAAGTGGAGAAACGTGCTGTTTTTGACTCAGCGGATCATGTTGACTCCAAAGAAACCTACCTGATTCATGAACCAATGGCGGCAGCGTTGGGAATCGGGCTGGACGTTGAAGAGCCCGAAGGAAACATGATCATCGACATCGGTGGAGGTACTACCGAAATTGCGGTAATTGCCCTTTCCGGGATTGTCTGCGATCAATCGATTCGAATTGCGGGGGATGAATTCACCAACGACATTGTGAGCTACATGAAGCGCCAACACAATATCCTAATTGGTGAGCGCACCGCCGAGCAAATTAAAATTCACGTTGGTTCAGCCTTGCATGAATTGGAGCCAGACCTCGCGCCAGAAGACTACGCCGTGAATGGCCGCGACCTCATGACAGGCATACCCAAACAGATCAAAGTAGGCTACCGCGAAATAGCTCATTCTTTAGATAAATCCATTTCTAAAATTGAGGACGCCGTGCTTAAGGCACTAGAGTCTACCCCACCTGAATTGGCTGCTGACATCTTCCGGAGAGGTTTGTACCTTACGGGAGGTGGTGCATTGCTACGTGGACTGGACAAACGCATCAGTTTAAAAACCAAATTACCGGTACAAGTAGCCGATGATCCACTGCGTGCAGTGGTGCGTGGCACGGGTATTGCACTTAAGAATACCGATCGCTTCTCGTTCCTGATCGATCGCAAGAGTGTGTGA
- the mrdA gene encoding penicillin-binding protein 2: MDIGSNRQQVIQMVFIAAAALLLVKVFVLQVVNGEFKQQDKASGAVARYPIYPARGLIYDRKGKLLVVNNPMYDLMVTVDAMDTSINVNRFCALVGITPDEYKKALDKDFRSGRFSRSVPFVFKSKISAEAFARFQEALPEFPGFEIVLRNAREYPAPVAAHLLGYIREVDGEEVKTQPDVYTPGDYIGASGLEKTYENELRGKKGIAYVLRDKLGRYAGAYRDGKDDIPVIPGKDIKTTVDLDLQQYAEYLLSNKRAGVVAIEPSTGEILAMVTTPNYDPNELTITNNARGDVYKKLAADPNIPLFNRAVMAQYPPGSIHKTILALIGQQIGVWDVDRGVSCGGAYVAPGVRLGCHRHAYCSDLRTGIQHSCNAYFVTLFRTIVDMYGYKHPNRGLDTLNYYLNKFGYGRKLGIDYPGEQSGRFPTSEFFDRWYARDGQWKSIWIRSLGIGQGEMLCTNIQLANLAAIIANRGHFYTPHFFKAFGDSSTTTSNRFRTKNLVGIDRKHFDPVVDGMERVTIAGTARRAFIPDIPICGKTGTAENNSGEDHSIFFCFAPKDNPRIAIAVYAENAGFGGSVAAPVASLMIEKYLKGEIRSPQRKEMEKMVLKKDYIIREVALKNGKTDQP, encoded by the coding sequence ATGGATATTGGCAGCAATCGTCAACAGGTTATTCAAATGGTGTTTATTGCCGCAGCAGCCCTACTGCTGGTCAAGGTATTTGTATTACAGGTTGTCAATGGAGAATTCAAACAGCAAGATAAAGCCAGTGGAGCAGTAGCGCGTTACCCCATTTATCCGGCCAGGGGTTTGATTTATGACCGCAAAGGGAAGTTACTCGTGGTGAACAACCCTATGTATGACTTGATGGTTACGGTAGATGCAATGGATACTTCCATAAATGTTAACCGTTTTTGCGCTCTGGTAGGGATTACTCCCGATGAATACAAAAAAGCATTAGACAAGGATTTCCGTAGCGGACGTTTTTCACGTTCGGTGCCCTTCGTTTTCAAAAGTAAAATATCGGCTGAGGCATTCGCCCGTTTTCAGGAAGCCTTGCCAGAGTTTCCGGGTTTCGAGATTGTACTGCGCAACGCCCGTGAATACCCGGCACCGGTAGCTGCACATTTGTTGGGCTATATTCGGGAAGTAGATGGCGAGGAAGTAAAAACCCAGCCAGATGTGTACACCCCTGGTGACTATATTGGTGCGAGTGGTTTGGAAAAAACCTACGAGAACGAACTCCGGGGCAAAAAAGGGATTGCTTATGTGTTGCGCGATAAGCTGGGCCGTTATGCTGGTGCTTACCGCGATGGCAAAGATGACATTCCTGTAATTCCGGGCAAGGATATAAAAACTACTGTAGACCTTGATCTGCAGCAGTACGCTGAATATTTACTGAGTAATAAACGGGCCGGAGTAGTGGCCATTGAACCTTCAACCGGGGAAATACTCGCCATGGTTACGACCCCCAATTACGACCCCAATGAACTCACCATCACCAATAACGCCCGGGGTGATGTATATAAAAAACTGGCTGCCGACCCCAATATCCCCTTGTTCAACCGCGCCGTAATGGCGCAGTATCCTCCTGGGTCCATCCACAAAACCATTTTGGCCTTGATTGGGCAACAAATTGGCGTTTGGGATGTAGACCGAGGCGTAAGTTGTGGTGGTGCTTATGTAGCACCGGGAGTTCGATTGGGTTGTCACCGCCATGCATACTGCAGCGATTTGCGCACGGGTATTCAGCATTCGTGTAATGCCTACTTCGTTACCCTGTTTCGCACGATTGTTGACATGTATGGGTACAAACACCCCAACCGTGGACTCGACACCCTCAATTACTACCTGAATAAATTTGGCTATGGCCGCAAACTTGGCATAGATTATCCTGGCGAACAATCCGGGCGTTTTCCTACTTCCGAATTTTTTGACCGCTGGTATGCCCGCGATGGCCAGTGGAAATCGATTTGGATTCGCTCCTTGGGCATTGGGCAGGGTGAAATGCTTTGCACCAATATCCAATTGGCCAACCTGGCAGCAATCATTGCCAACCGTGGTCATTTCTATACGCCCCATTTCTTCAAAGCTTTTGGGGATTCAAGCACCACTACAAGCAATCGATTCCGCACAAAAAATCTCGTAGGGATCGACCGCAAACATTTTGATCCAGTGGTGGATGGTATGGAACGGGTAACCATTGCCGGAACTGCCCGCCGTGCGTTTATTCCCGACATTCCCATCTGTGGAAAAACAGGAACCGCAGAAAATAATTCTGGAGAAGACCACTCGATCTTTTTCTGTTTTGCCCCCAAAGACAATCCGCGCATTGCCATTGCAGTATATGCTGAAAATGCTGGCTTTGGAGGTTCGGTGGCCGCACCCGTAGCCAGCTTGATGATCGAAAAATACCTCAAAGGGGAAATTCGGAGCCCTCAGCGCAAGGAAATGGAAAAGATGGTCTTGAAAAAAGATTACATCATTCGAGAGGTAGCCCTCAAAAATGGTAAAACTGACCAGCCATAA
- a CDS encoding CapA family protein has translation MKKTLLLFLMVFSILLNLNAQDKLKMIFVGDIMGHGPQIESAAIETNKLYDYSPCFQYIAPLLAQADLAIGNLELTLPGKPPYTGYPTFKSPDELPLALRAAGFDLLVTANNHSNDGGLIGVQNTIRTIEKNGFYQTGTFIDSAHRAALYPLIVYKGNFKLAFLNYTYGTNGIPTPKPAVVNLIDEKAIKADIEAAKAHKPDAIITVVHWGDEYQLAENEKQRALAQKMLAWGSTMVIGAHPHVVQPIKNYPIQEPNGSTRNGLVVYSMGNFISAQTKTYTDIGLMVEIELEKNTQQTAVSGQPSAISHPQTSISKVEYIPVYRYIYRGANGKSVYTTVPVAAFENGEMQAIQPMPEATRAAMKLSANVIRKNLSQHGAVERKISAKEISLQTAEKK, from the coding sequence ATGAAAAAAACACTGCTGCTTTTTTTGATGGTCTTTAGCATCCTCCTGAACTTGAATGCCCAGGATAAACTCAAAATGATTTTTGTTGGCGACATCATGGGGCACGGCCCACAAATTGAGTCTGCCGCCATTGAGACCAATAAGCTGTACGACTATTCTCCTTGTTTTCAATACATTGCACCTTTATTGGCGCAGGCTGATTTGGCCATTGGCAATTTGGAACTTACCCTGCCGGGCAAACCGCCCTATACGGGATATCCAACCTTCAAAAGCCCGGACGAGTTGCCCCTGGCATTGCGGGCAGCAGGCTTTGACTTGTTGGTTACGGCCAACAACCATTCCAACGACGGCGGTTTGATCGGGGTACAAAACACCATCAGAACCATTGAAAAAAATGGTTTTTACCAAACCGGAACCTTCATCGATTCTGCGCATCGGGCGGCACTGTATCCACTGATCGTGTACAAAGGAAATTTCAAATTGGCTTTTCTAAACTACACCTACGGTACCAACGGGATCCCTACGCCCAAACCAGCCGTGGTGAATCTGATTGATGAAAAAGCCATTAAAGCCGACATCGAAGCTGCCAAAGCCCATAAACCCGATGCCATCATCACGGTGGTACACTGGGGTGATGAATACCAATTGGCAGAAAACGAAAAACAGCGTGCCCTGGCGCAAAAGATGCTGGCCTGGGGTTCTACCATGGTCATTGGCGCCCACCCGCATGTGGTGCAACCCATCAAAAATTACCCAATTCAAGAACCCAATGGCAGTACCCGCAATGGTTTGGTGGTGTATTCCATGGGCAATTTTATTTCCGCTCAAACCAAAACCTATACGGATATTGGCTTGATGGTGGAAATTGAATTGGAAAAAAATACGCAGCAAACAGCGGTCAGCGGTCAGCCATCAGCTATCAGCCATCCGCAAACTTCGATTAGCAAAGTAGAATATATTCCAGTGTATCGGTACATCTATCGAGGTGCCAATGGCAAATCTGTGTATACCACCGTGCCGGTTGCGGCTTTTGAAAATGGGGAAATGCAGGCCATTCAACCCATGCCCGAAGCAACCCGCGCCGCCATGAAGCTGAGTGCCAATGTCATCCGTAAAAACCTCAGCCAACACGGCGCCGTTGAGCGCAAGATAAGCGCCAAGGAAATTTCGCTGCAAACCGCCGAAAAAAAATAA
- the mreC gene encoding rod shape-determining protein MreC: MAAAQSQHYCTVVLFITNLISNHRMNTFLQLLNRINHGALFALLLSISLFMIVRNNDAQGKIFWNSAGMVFGVFGNGANAVWSYFNLRRENEKLQREISVLRGQLAQDQYNDQLVRDTLQKIDSNRIQIYEYIEAAVTNNSVDKPKNYLTLNRGSRHGVKENMGVITAEGVLGVVRYVSTNYCLVMSILHTDSRVSAQIKGKGFYGSLVWRGRDPSRMYLTDIPKHNKISSNEDIVETTGFSTYYPPGVTIGTVFHHEIPPGSSNHLIQVKLKVNMAKVRYAQIVVNKHADEINQLEASSKDEQ; encoded by the coding sequence TTGGCTGCAGCACAATCGCAGCACTATTGTACTGTTGTTTTATTCATCACCAATTTGATTTCCAATCACCGCATGAATACTTTTCTGCAACTACTCAATCGAATCAACCACGGAGCATTGTTTGCCCTTTTGTTGTCTATTTCACTCTTTATGATTGTGAGAAACAATGATGCACAAGGCAAAATATTCTGGAATTCGGCGGGGATGGTGTTTGGTGTTTTTGGAAATGGTGCCAATGCGGTTTGGAGCTATTTCAACCTGCGCCGGGAAAACGAAAAGTTGCAACGCGAAATCAGCGTACTACGCGGACAATTGGCCCAAGACCAGTACAACGATCAACTGGTACGGGATACCTTGCAAAAAATTGACTCCAACCGGATTCAAATCTACGAATACATTGAAGCCGCAGTCACCAACAATTCGGTTGACAAACCCAAAAATTACCTCACCCTCAATCGGGGCAGCCGACATGGCGTAAAGGAAAATATGGGCGTCATCACGGCAGAAGGTGTTTTGGGGGTAGTGCGTTATGTATCAACCAACTATTGCCTGGTGATGTCGATTCTGCATACCGACAGCCGGGTCAGTGCTCAAATCAAAGGCAAGGGTTTTTATGGTTCTTTGGTGTGGAGGGGCCGTGATCCGAGCCGGATGTACCTGACCGATATTCCGAAGCACAACAAAATCAGCTCCAACGAAGACATTGTAGAAACCACCGGGTTTTCTACTTACTATCCACCGGGCGTAACCATTGGCACCGTGTTTCACCACGAAATACCACCGGGTTCTAGCAACCACTTGATTCAAGTGAAACTCAAGGTAAACATGGCCAAAGTACGGTATGCTCAAATTGTGGTGAACAAGCACGCCGATGAAATCAATCAACTAGAAGCAAGCAGTAAGGATGAACAATAG
- a CDS encoding DUF2851 family protein yields the protein MTEDFLHYAWRYQHFQPHHLHTTQGQALSILAVGELNRHAGPDFTNARLRIGDTLWAGNVEVHIKSSDWLAHHHEEDPAYNNVVLHVVLDDDQPVYRTNGERLPCLELRRLLDPDLCSAYYRMLNNTLWIPCQNHWHEVKELTKKLWLERLMVERLEAKTEVVGRLLEQNRGDWEEMCYQVLLRNFGLRVNMDPCEQVARSLPLKLIGRHRDNLLQIEALFFGQAGLLDVEFTDLYPRQLQQEYRFLRQKYGLEPLPAGNWKFLRMRPANFPTMRLAQFAVLLYQGSNLFSKILAARDIEELAHLFSVTLHGYWSEHYTFDKVSPRKLKHLGGNFIELLILNACIPIIFYYGVYTQDTRYCDQALLLMQELPPEENHIIDGWKKLGVVPEDAGNSQALLHLKREYCEGRRCLHCAVGNAILK from the coding sequence ATGACTGAAGATTTTCTCCATTACGCCTGGCGGTATCAACACTTCCAGCCACATCATTTACACACTACCCAAGGACAGGCGCTGTCGATTTTAGCCGTAGGTGAGCTCAATCGCCATGCTGGTCCTGACTTTACCAATGCCCGACTGCGCATCGGCGATACACTTTGGGCCGGTAACGTTGAAGTGCACATCAAGTCCTCCGATTGGTTGGCGCACCACCATGAAGAAGACCCTGCCTACAACAACGTGGTACTGCATGTAGTGCTAGACGATGATCAACCCGTTTATCGAACTAATGGTGAAAGGTTACCTTGCCTGGAGTTGCGTCGACTTTTGGATCCCGACTTGTGCAGCGCTTACTACCGCATGCTCAACAACACCCTCTGGATTCCTTGTCAAAACCATTGGCACGAAGTTAAAGAACTGACCAAAAAACTGTGGCTGGAACGTTTGATGGTGGAGCGCCTGGAAGCAAAAACGGAAGTGGTTGGTCGTCTATTGGAGCAAAACCGGGGGGACTGGGAGGAAATGTGCTATCAGGTGCTGCTGCGCAATTTTGGCCTGCGAGTCAATATGGATCCTTGTGAACAGGTGGCGCGTAGTTTGCCGCTAAAACTCATTGGCCGGCATCGCGACAACCTTTTGCAAATAGAGGCCTTGTTTTTTGGCCAGGCTGGACTACTGGATGTCGAATTTACCGATTTATACCCTCGCCAGCTCCAGCAAGAATACCGTTTTCTGCGTCAAAAATATGGTTTGGAACCCTTGCCAGCGGGCAATTGGAAATTTTTGCGCATGCGTCCCGCCAATTTCCCCACCATGCGCCTGGCTCAATTTGCGGTGCTGTTGTACCAGGGCAGCAACTTGTTCAGCAAAATTCTGGCCGCTCGTGACATTGAAGAACTGGCCCATTTGTTTTCGGTCACCCTGCACGGATACTGGTCGGAGCATTACACTTTTGATAAAGTATCGCCCCGAAAACTGAAGCATTTAGGTGGGAATTTCATCGAGCTGTTGATCCTCAACGCCTGCATTCCCATCATCTTTTATTACGGCGTGTATACTCAGGACACGCGCTACTGCGATCAGGCGCTGCTCCTGATGCAGGAATTGCCGCCAGAGGAAAATCACATCATCGATGGTTGGAAAAAATTGGGGGTGGTACCCGAAGATGCGGGAAATTCA
- a CDS encoding M16 family metallopeptidase, which translates to MPNRSKAPKIKTITDINMPDIEVLHLDNGIPVYVVAMGTQEVLKVEVIFQGGRPYERKKLASRGSSSLLKEGTQHYNSAELAEKLDYYGSSLATPYHTDTASLSLLSLNKHFSQVLPLLGEVIKTPSFPEDELQAFIQRSVQHLQVDLSKNDVVAYRQITEMFFGPDHPYGYNSTAETYTQLHRDDLVEHHERLFTSDNCVVIISGKVTKEVLEQLNECLGHGIRPGKIITPILNVQEAPPQRQLIVKPDSLQSAIRIGFRTFNRHHPDYFDLSILNLVLGGYFGSRLMTNIREEKGYTYNIYSTLDAMQFDGCFYIGTEVGNEFVQDTLTQIYLEMDRLQQELVDEDELEMMRNYILGNYLTMIDGPFNVAELVRLLVTENLPFTELRTSVERTLAVTPESIMETARKYLLREKMSEVIVGKGAVEA; encoded by the coding sequence ATGCCAAACCGTTCGAAAGCGCCAAAAATAAAAACCATTACGGACATCAATATGCCGGATATTGAGGTATTGCACCTGGATAACGGGATTCCGGTGTATGTAGTGGCCATGGGTACGCAGGAGGTACTCAAAGTAGAAGTGATTTTTCAGGGCGGGCGCCCTTATGAACGCAAAAAACTGGCCTCACGCGGAAGCAGTTCGCTCCTGAAGGAAGGAACCCAACATTACAATTCAGCTGAATTGGCCGAAAAGCTCGATTATTACGGGAGCAGCCTGGCTACTCCTTACCATACCGATACAGCGAGTTTGTCCTTATTGTCCTTGAACAAACACTTCAGCCAGGTGCTTCCTTTGTTGGGCGAAGTCATCAAAACGCCCAGTTTCCCGGAAGATGAATTGCAAGCTTTTATTCAACGCAGCGTCCAACACTTGCAAGTAGATTTGAGTAAAAACGACGTGGTGGCCTATCGGCAGATTACCGAAATGTTCTTTGGGCCGGATCATCCTTATGGCTACAACAGCACTGCCGAAACCTACACTCAACTGCATCGCGATGATCTGGTGGAGCACCATGAACGCCTCTTTACTTCCGACAATTGTGTAGTCATCATCAGTGGCAAGGTGACCAAAGAAGTGCTGGAGCAACTCAATGAGTGTTTGGGGCACGGGATTCGTCCGGGGAAGATCATTACGCCCATTCTTAATGTACAAGAAGCTCCCCCGCAACGTCAACTGATTGTAAAACCGGACAGTTTGCAATCGGCCATTCGGATTGGTTTCCGTACCTTCAATCGGCATCATCCCGACTATTTCGATTTGTCCATCCTGAATCTGGTACTTGGAGGCTATTTTGGTTCCCGTTTGATGACCAATATCCGCGAGGAGAAAGGATATACGTATAATATATATTCTACGCTGGATGCCATGCAATTCGACGGCTGCTTTTACATTGGTACCGAGGTTGGCAATGAATTTGTACAGGATACCCTGACGCAAATTTACCTGGAAATGGATCGGCTCCAACAAGAGTTGGTCGATGAAGATGAGCTCGAAATGATGCGCAACTACATCCTGGGCAATTACCTCACCATGATTGATGGGCCATTCAATGTAGCCGAGTTGGTACGGTTGCTCGTAACCGAAAATTTACCCTTCACGGAACTGCGTACCTCCGTGGAACGCACTTTGGCCGTAACGCCCGAGTCCATCATGGAAACCGCCAGAAAATATTTGTTGCGCGAGAAAATGAGCGAAGTAATCGTGGGGAAAGGGGCAGTGGAAGCCTAA